DNA sequence from the Daphnia pulex isolate KAP4 chromosome 8, ASM2113471v1 genome:
ACTCTACAGAGGTAGCagagtaattttgttgataaatatccctgcaataatgctataaatttttttagttggtGTTCAGGTTGGAGATCCTGTTGCAGAACGTGAGAACTcaacaaagtctgagcttcatggctGCCATCATGGCCacagtggttttgttgcagccagatGGTGAAAGGCGTGATCTtgtcaagttgagctgctgctgctgctgcatgcagtttattgagctggtgttatcctgaagtGTCATTGCAGGATTGCAGgaagactttttgaaatggtaagttgattgaatttattggttgtaacttgggaagtcttgcgtctttttttttttaaattcaactgaCAAGTAAACTCTGATCTGATGTAGACAATAAGTGGTGCTATTTCTTGCTTCCAAACAATAGCTTCCGTGAAAGATATCAGATAGCAATCAGCTTCCTTTGAGTTAACAACTTTCTTTTGATCAaactagaacaaaaatttcctcTCTGTATTGCAAACTTTTTCTAACCCTTAAGAATCAGATGTACAGAATTCTCTTTTCCTGGGATTTAATctccatttaaaatttcattgccAAATGCCAATGgaatcttggaaaaatgtctgatgtcatttgttttacacaatttcttttgcatcttATGTTTGATcatggaaaataatattcctttttccccatagGACTTGATGATACTTAAACTATGCCTGTGCAGTGGTTTTTCCGcctgtttccagttgagagatgtgATTATAGCTGATAcaggattgaagaaaaagaactgaagtagCTGTGCTCACTGGTGTTCAcctgaaattgctgtgccACAGGAATTGCAGATAGCAGAGTTGCAGATAGTGTTTGGTTCCTTGTAGAAGTTTGTTTAAAGAGTCTGGAGATGATCAGCCACTTCTGATTataacttatgtaaaacttcaaagttgtaagaaaCATACAAGTCAAGTGCTAAACATgattttattataagttataagacacagcaaacaaaaaactttaaaaggaattgctttattgtcccacctccacccacaattccaccacattttacaatcacatagaCACATAgacacatacatacacttaagttaacccgttggctgccacgccatacaacccgtaggttgttctctactctctacgcgccatgtctgaaggatccatgaccaaggtgggacttgccattgctgacaagtccgggctgacacggtgacaggagaagatggaatgcacaacctctagaatccatcaccgcatcgacaagggggaagtccctatggtgcattgcctaacggggcctttcggcgaatctggggctggtgcgactgtccgaccccgcggcatgaaaaccacgagaccgaacagcgcggcccgtgctaaagagctaggggagaacaaaggcgtggcagacaacgggttaactaacaaaACATCATACCAATAACAATAGATGATCTGCGAAGCACATGTCGGATGTCACCGCCAAGTTGATGTCGTAGAGATGTCAACGCCAAATTGATGTCGTAGAGATGTCAACGCCAAATTGATGTCGTAGAGATGTCAACGCCAAATTGATGTCGTAGAGATGCCAACCCCCTTTCGATGTTCACCTCTTGGCTACTACCTACATGGAGATCAAGAACAACAAGATAATAACAAGAATTCAATTCAGGACATACCAactgaacttacacatgatgAGTTGACACCAATCAGGTTTCCCCAGTAGAAGTAGTAGTTCCCATTCTCAAGTTCTCCAATAGATGGAATGAATCCAGAGAAAATTACTTTGGTCACAGCTTTCTCTACGACAGAATGTTCAAGTTATGACACAACATAAAGTTTCATTTCTGAAATAAGAATATAATACCACAACACTGCCAATGTGAAGTTGGTTGAAAAAGATGTTGCTAAGGCCAACATTGGTCCAAACTCCAAACTGGGGTTATGGTGATCTAGCGAGCCCAATGAAAATCAGCCGATAATTGTGTTGAATCCTAccaaagatgaaaagaatatGTTTTAGCAATACtttaataaagctagtgttgatTAATACTTGTATGCTGTATCATTTGGATGACATATTCAGCAGGCATACAATgattttggcaaaaaaaagttgacagtAGCCTGCAACCTGCAAGCCTCTTTCACGTTTTCTCCTGCAAATTAATGATATttaggttatccaacatattcaagaaaaagaacacaTGCTCAGCAAATTCCACACGAAATCAATCGAATTTACTTACAAATTTATTGGTAATTTACGAAGAAAATAGCTACAGCTaaacttttgacaacgaaCCGCCATTAGCCCATAACTTACAATCATCACGCCGTCTGTTTGACACATCTAAATCTCAGTATCTAAAGGGCTAACCTTTAGATagtcacaaaacttgaaaacatgatttttgtttgccaaaaCCTAGCACGGAATCTTTAGAACTCTAccgagaacaaagctcacttgttagttttatgcaaattttccggaagtagaccggaagtaagcgatagcgccttaaccattgagctgatgatcaaacaaacaaaatattcgtgaactccatgaaatttggggtcgaaaaggtataatttaaacgaaatccagattttggtcaaaatcgagaattttcctgagaCATAGAGCTGTATTTCACGACGGCGTGACAAAGACATATCATTATAAGAGAGTAGTAGATGTACGATGGGGAATTTCAATTGACTAGACGAAGGTAGACGAGAGATGGAACAATGGAAATAATATGCAGAGCGATGAAAAACGAGATATAAAACACTACGATGCAACGATACAGAACAAGTACATGCAATACATGCCATATAATTACATGCAAATCCATTAAGGAGCCGGAATATTGGCTTCCTGGTCATCCCCATGTCCGCGGATGTGGCGATGAATGATGGAGACAGATCCCTGGATGGCCATCAGACGGCACTTCCTCCGGAGGCGGCGCCAAGGAGCCGGGGGGATGTTGAGGGCGACGGCCACTGCGTTGTTTGAGGGGAGCCAGGATCCCAAGGCGCCAATAACGAAGGGCAGAGTTAACCCCAGGCAGCtgtatttctctatttttctggCATGGCCAGCGTCGAGGGACTCGGGAGCGTCGAAGGTGATGGTGAGATCAATTATTGTTGGTGGGTCGGTCGAGGAGATGACTATGTCCGGCCTCAGGGTTGAGCCAGGGAAGACTCTGTTGACAGACGCTGCATGGCCGGCCCTGGTGATGGTTTTCACAATTTCCGCCAGCACGAGGTCGTGTCGGCGGCCAATGGCCGGAAGATTACTGCGGCAGTGGCTGGTTACGTGTGAGGTAGTCTCGGCATCAACCTTGCATCTCCTGCACTTGGTGTTGGGAGCAGAGTAACCAGGATTCCCGAGGAGCGGAAGCAGGCCGAGGCGGCTCTTGTGGATGAGATTCCACTCGTTGAATGAGAGGCAGGTCCGATGAGATGAGAGGCGGGCAATGTCGTTAGATGGGTCGAGTAGTAGCCCCCTTGCTACCCTGCCCTGATGCAAGGCATTTGTGAGGGAGATTGTCCAGCGTTTCCGGATGACTGAGCGGAGGCCCCTTACAGCTTTCAGCGAGAGGCAGGAGACGTCGTCGGCGATCACTTTGGTCGATTCATCGCCGGATACATCGATCCTAACTTCAAGTCTTCGTGCTGATTTCCTGGCACGGGACCAGGTATTGGAGCCACACCTGTAGAAACGGGTGTCGTGGAGTCCGCCTTCTACCGAACCAGAGAGGTAGTTAGAGAGGGGCAGCGGATCAGGCGGCTTGCCGTTGAATCCCCTGGAGATGTTTTGGCTGAGCTGGGCTCTGGTAGTGAGGCGGACCACCGGATCGTTGCTATCGAGGAGTTGAGCGGCACGAGCGATGATCCAGATGTCCGAATCTTTAGCCAGTTGAGAGGCACCTAAGCCGCCAGCCCTGCGATCGGAATAGAGGAAGCCGTTATGAGCAGTGTGGGGGACGTTGGCCACGAAACGGAGGAATTCGGCACAGCGAGCATCCATCTCGTCGAGAAAACCGCGAAGGACCCTCCCTGTGGCGAGAtggtgagagagagacggcaGTAGGTGGGCTCTGTAAACCTTCAGTTTTTGCCAAGGCGCCAAGTCTGAATCGGCGACCTTAGTCAGCTTGTCGGGCAGATCACAGACGGGTCGAAATGTTAGACGAGTGCCCATGGGGACTCCTAAGTAGCACTCGCTCTCACCTTCCTCCAAGCAGCGAAGAGAGGTGCCATGAATGTGCAGGAGAGATGAGTTGGTGGCCTTACCCTTGGACAGGGAGAGGAAAGAGCATTTTGCGACGTTGAACCTGAGCCCAAGTTTCGCTGCCACAGCAAGCATGGCGTCAAGAGTAGGCTGAAGCTGATCAGGAGAGGATCCGATGAGGGCGACGTCATCCGCGTAAGCAGTGGCCTTCAGCAGGGAGCCGAAGAGAGTAAAGCCATGGTTGGTAGGAGCCTTGGCGCAGCGGATGAGGGGCTCAGCGGCAAGGTTGAATATGATGGAGCTTAGCCCATCTCCCTGACGGACACCGGACGTGGGTTGAATGGTGACCAGTTCCTTGTTGACAACAAACTGGAAGGTGCTGTTGGTGTAGATGTCAGTGAGGATGTCACGGAGCTCTGTCGGGATCGGAAGACTCTGAAAGAGTTGATGGAGGAAATCGTGGGGGAGCGAGCCAAAAGCGTTGGCAAGGTCAAGCCAGCAGATGGTAAGTCGGCTTTTCTTGAGCTTGGCCTGTTCGATGGCTGATTCCAGCAGCATGGTGTGTTCTTTTATTCCATGGACCCCAGGAAGGAAGCCCTTCTGCTCCAATGACAACCAGTCATTGTCGGACGCGACTGCGGTAAGGCGGGATGCAATGGAGCTCGAGAAGAGCTTGTATATGGTGGAAAGCAGAGAAATGGGCCTGAAATTGCCATAGTCGTCAGTAGGGCCTTTCTTGTATACCGGGATGGTGCGAGCCGATTTCCAACAGGCAGGAATGCCGTAGAGCCAGACCGCAGCGTAGAGGAGCTC
Encoded proteins:
- the LOC124200549 gene encoding uncharacterized protein LOC124200549; amino-acid sequence: MERACANSACSKSFICHNKNKKFCSTQCYPSVIRAAAKRAEKHGALVEAAGSVSPGTASATPASSTTPPNYYESPEHTSSSKTGDDSWIPSPHPGCSPPTMRPGRPRRVPAPPTITPTANFPLAGIDAPHPALLPSHVRPQPTPPATRRAPVPPTINLPACDPHQGPVVVPYQPTSSPHSPLGTSPTMNSGASSPSFELGVDDLDGSLPDDEDGSTPANLFYEHWAPIIVECSSRTELDTIASDLAADWHSRTSKDDSSSSEASRPPRPPRPPRTSPQRSNTNRHQSRQQQRIRQKNNAKRWEAASKLQALFKRYPKRAVRKVLGEISQCYTGSIDSATLFLKATYEQPRPPEADVMEAKAAYDACSWAPLSDDDLSLLSLPPSSQEVAYKLKRASNTSPGADGVEYKDILRLDPFGRLLELLYAAVWLYGIPACWKSARTIPVYKKGPTDDYGNFRPISLLSTIYKLFSSSIASRLTAVASDNDWLSLEQKGFLPGVHGIKEHTMLLESAIEQAKLKKSRLTICWLDLANAFGSLPHDFLHQLFQSLPIPTELRDILTDIYTNSTFQFVVNKELVTIQPTSGVRQGDGLSSIIFNLAAEPLIRCAKAPTNHGFTLFGSLLKATAYADDVALIGSSPDQLQPTLDAMLAVAAKLGLRFNVAKCSFLSLSKGKATNSSLLHIHGTSLRCLEEGESECYLGVPMGTRLTFRPVCDLPDKLTKVADSDLAPWQKLKVYRAHLLPSLSHHLATGRVLRGFLDEMDARCAEFLRFVANVPHTAHNGFLYSDRRAGGLGASQLAKDSDIWIIARAAQLLDSNDPVVRLTTRAQLSQNISRGFNGKPPDPLPLSNYLSGSVEGGLHDTRFYRCGSNTWSRARKSARRLEVRIDVSGDESTKVIADDVSCLSLKAVRGLRSVIRKRWTISLTNALHQGRVARGLLLDPSNDIARLSSHRTCLSFNEWNLIHKSRLGLLPLLGNPGYSAPNTKCRRCKVDAETTSHVTSHCRSNLPAIGRRHDLVLAEIVKTITRAGHAASVNRVFPGSTLRPDIVISSTDPPTIIDLTITFDAPESLDAGHARKIEKYSCLGLTLPFVIGALGSWLPSNNAVAVALNIPPAPWRRLRRKCRLMAIQGSVSIIHRHIRGHGDDQEANIPAP